From one Bacteriovorax sp. BAL6_X genomic stretch:
- a CDS encoding NifU family protein has translation MSEVTIDIQPTPNPNALKFILNKNVKASGSSTFRTPMECGEVNLGVNLFTIRGIDQLHFFENVITVTKFNYEDWDDIEPKIIETIKHDLPNHNPEYEEFDPEKERRENLPQDLKDIEAVLDRTVRQYLQADGGDIQTVSYEDNILLVRYQGACGTCPSSTTGTLEAIKSTLRAEYNPAIDVYIAPDW, from the coding sequence ATGAGTGAAGTAACAATCGACATTCAACCAACACCAAATCCAAATGCACTGAAATTCATTTTAAATAAAAATGTAAAAGCATCTGGTTCTTCAACTTTTAGAACTCCTATGGAATGTGGAGAGGTAAACCTTGGCGTAAACCTTTTTACAATACGTGGAATTGACCAACTACACTTTTTTGAAAATGTTATTACAGTTACCAAATTCAATTACGAAGACTGGGATGATATTGAGCCAAAAATCATTGAAACGATTAAGCACGACCTACCAAACCATAACCCAGAATACGAAGAGTTTGATCCAGAAAAAGAGCGTCGTGAGAACTTACCTCAAGATCTAAAAGATATTGAGGCCGTTCTTGATCGCACGGTTAGACAATATCTTCAAGCTGATGGTGGAGATATTCAAACTGTTTCTTACGAAGATAATATTCTACTTGTACGCTATCAAGGTGCATGTGGAACTTGCCCATCTTCAACGACAGGAACACTTGAGGCCATCAAGTCAACTCTAAGAGCAGAGTACAATCCAGCGATAGATGTTTATATTGCCCCTGATTGGTAA
- a CDS encoding aminotransferase class V-fold PLP-dependent enzyme, with protein sequence MAFEINAIRAQFPQLERRVHDKPLIYLDNAASTLKHINVINALNDHYTHNVANIHRGVHYLSEFGTIKYEETRDAIQSLINANSRCEIIFTKGTTDSLNLVASSFVPHYLKKDDVILISTMEHHSNIVPWQIQAEKIGAKVREIPITDEGDINEEAYIKLLEEGNVKLVSMAHISNSLGTVNNIKKYIKLAHDKGAYFCVDAAQSIAHEKIDVQDLNCDFLAFSSHKMFGPTGIGALYGKEKLLESMPPYQGGGDMIDVVTIEKTTYNDLPHKFEAGTPHIAGGIGLKPAIDFIVNCDLDVIKNYEKELLDYATEQILEVEKVRLIGTAKEKASVLSFVIEGAHPHDLGTLLDRQGVAIRTGHHCTQPLMKRFEISATARASFSLYNTKEEIDNFIKALHKAINFL encoded by the coding sequence ATGGCCTTTGAAATTAACGCTATTAGAGCACAATTTCCACAACTAGAAAGAAGAGTTCACGATAAGCCTCTTATCTACTTAGACAATGCCGCATCTACTCTTAAACATATCAATGTAATCAATGCTCTGAATGATCACTACACACATAATGTGGCCAATATTCACAGAGGTGTTCACTACCTAAGTGAATTTGGAACAATTAAGTATGAAGAAACTCGTGATGCAATACAGTCTCTAATTAACGCGAATTCGAGATGTGAGATCATCTTCACAAAAGGAACAACAGACAGCTTAAACTTAGTTGCAAGTTCTTTCGTTCCTCACTACTTGAAGAAGGATGATGTCATCCTAATCTCTACAATGGAGCACCACTCGAATATTGTTCCTTGGCAAATCCAGGCCGAGAAAATTGGTGCAAAAGTAAGAGAGATTCCTATTACGGATGAAGGTGATATTAATGAAGAAGCCTATATTAAGCTTCTGGAAGAAGGTAATGTAAAGCTTGTTTCAATGGCCCATATTTCAAACAGCCTTGGAACTGTTAACAATATCAAAAAGTATATCAAGTTAGCACACGATAAAGGAGCTTACTTCTGCGTTGATGCTGCTCAGTCAATTGCTCATGAAAAAATTGATGTTCAAGACCTAAATTGTGATTTCCTTGCCTTCTCTTCTCACAAGATGTTTGGGCCAACAGGGATCGGTGCTCTTTATGGAAAAGAGAAGCTTCTTGAATCAATGCCTCCATATCAAGGAGGAGGTGACATGATCGATGTTGTAACAATTGAAAAGACTACGTACAACGATCTCCCACACAAATTTGAAGCTGGTACTCCTCATATAGCAGGAGGTATCGGACTCAAGCCGGCAATTGACTTCATTGTAAATTGTGATCTCGATGTAATTAAAAACTACGAGAAAGAGCTTCTTGATTATGCTACTGAGCAAATTTTAGAAGTAGAAAAAGTTCGCTTAATTGGAACAGCAAAAGAAAAAGCTTCGGTATTATCCTTTGTTATTGAAGGAGCCCACCCGCACGATCTTGGAACACTTTTAGATCGTCAAGGTGTTGCAATTAGAACAGGCCACCACTGTACACAACCTTTAATGAAAAGGTTCGAGATTTCTGCTACTGCAAGGGCCTCATTCTCGTTGTATAATACAAAAGAAGAAATTGATAATTTTATAAAAGCACTACATAAGGCCATTAACTTCCTATAA
- the sufD gene encoding Fe-S cluster assembly protein SufD — MNIQELTDQYLNDLAGYAKSDSNKEALDNFKARGLPHTKMEDWIYTKLTDVLPEKFAVTTQKAMLKNVKVAGKYQVVLLNGQYSKADSFFPDEVTVEEKALIANEANCDQTDIFAMLNASAVENIIEINVPKNVSVDDIISIVHISDFDGEFALPRIHVNVEQFSKVSFIELFTGSDKAYNINAVSNFKVSDGANVSHVKVQTDGANAFHVSSVNADVAKDAHFKSFTFTTGAKKSRNEMRIRLNGIGATASVDGLYALRGDQHTDNFSLISHIKERTDSSQLFKGVLDNKARGVFTGKVLVCRDAQLVNSEQLNKNLLLSKGAHVDTRPQLEVYADDVKCAHGATVGQMSDEEAFYLQSRGLSKERVQKLLIHAFCSDAITKIEDEKIEKFLSEILFESFEKNAFDEMEKES, encoded by the coding sequence ATGAATATCCAAGAATTAACAGACCAATATTTAAATGACCTAGCGGGATACGCAAAGTCTGACTCAAATAAAGAGGCCTTAGATAATTTTAAGGCCCGTGGACTTCCACATACAAAAATGGAAGACTGGATTTATACTAAACTTACTGATGTATTACCTGAGAAATTTGCTGTAACGACACAAAAAGCAATGCTTAAGAATGTTAAGGTTGCTGGAAAGTATCAAGTCGTACTTCTAAATGGCCAATACTCGAAAGCTGACTCATTCTTTCCTGACGAAGTAACAGTAGAAGAAAAGGCGCTTATCGCAAATGAGGCAAATTGTGATCAAACAGATATCTTTGCCATGCTTAATGCTTCTGCTGTTGAAAATATCATTGAAATCAATGTTCCTAAGAACGTAAGCGTAGATGATATTATCTCAATTGTTCATATTTCAGACTTTGATGGAGAATTCGCCCTTCCTCGTATACACGTAAACGTTGAGCAGTTCTCTAAAGTAAGCTTTATCGAATTATTTACGGGAAGTGATAAGGCCTACAATATAAACGCTGTTTCAAACTTTAAAGTTTCAGATGGCGCAAATGTGAGTCACGTAAAGGTTCAAACAGATGGTGCTAACGCATTCCATGTAAGTAGTGTTAATGCTGACGTTGCCAAAGACGCTCACTTTAAGTCATTTACTTTTACAACAGGTGCCAAGAAGTCACGTAATGAAATGAGAATTCGCCTAAATGGTATTGGAGCGACTGCAAGTGTTGATGGTTTATATGCCCTTAGAGGAGATCAACATACTGACAACTTCTCACTAATTTCGCATATTAAAGAAAGAACTGATAGCTCTCAGCTTTTCAAGGGAGTTCTAGATAATAAGGCCCGTGGAGTTTTTACAGGAAAAGTACTTGTTTGTCGTGACGCTCAACTTGTAAATTCAGAACAGTTAAATAAAAATCTACTCCTATCCAAAGGAGCACACGTTGATACTCGACCACAGCTTGAAGTTTATGCTGACGATGTAAAATGTGCCCACGGTGCAACAGTAGGACAAATGAGTGACGAAGAAGCTTTCTATCTTCAGTCACGTGGCCTATCAAAAGAGCGCGTTCAGAAGCTTCTTATTCATGCTTTCTGTTCTGATGCAATCACAAAGATTGAAGATGAGAAGATTGAGAAATTTTTAAGTGAAATTCTATTTGAATCATTTGAAAAAAATGCATTTGATGAAATGGAAAAGGAATCTTAA
- the sufC gene encoding Fe-S cluster assembly ATPase SufC, producing the protein MSLLTVKDVHARVEEKEILKGISIEVKPGEVHAIMGPNGSGKSTLSKVIAGHPSFEVTSGSIDYNINGKQTDLLELEPDERAKNGIFLGFQYPIEVPGVSNIDFLLESFNEVSKSQGAAEMKKEEFREFLKPKLELLEMREEFLDRPVNTGFSGGEKKKNEILQMAVLNPKIALLDETDSGLDIDALKIVAKGVNAIKSKYNGIVLVTHYQRLLDYIVPDYVHVLSGGKIIKSGGKELALELEEKGYDWLTK; encoded by the coding sequence ATGAGTTTACTTACAGTTAAAGATGTTCACGCAAGAGTTGAAGAAAAAGAAATTCTAAAAGGAATTTCTATCGAAGTTAAACCAGGTGAAGTTCACGCAATCATGGGACCTAATGGTTCAGGAAAAAGTACTCTATCAAAAGTAATCGCTGGTCACCCATCATTTGAGGTAACAAGTGGATCTATTGATTACAATATAAATGGAAAGCAAACAGACCTACTAGAACTTGAGCCAGATGAAAGGGCAAAGAATGGAATCTTCCTAGGTTTTCAATATCCTATTGAAGTTCCAGGTGTATCAAATATTGACTTTCTTCTTGAATCATTTAACGAAGTATCCAAATCTCAGGGTGCTGCAGAAATGAAGAAAGAAGAATTCAGAGAATTTCTTAAACCAAAACTAGAGCTACTAGAGATGAGAGAAGAATTCCTAGACCGTCCAGTAAACACTGGCTTTTCTGGTGGAGAAAAGAAAAAGAATGAAATCCTTCAAATGGCGGTTCTAAATCCAAAGATTGCTCTTCTTGATGAGACGGATTCAGGTCTAGATATCGACGCTCTTAAAATTGTTGCAAAAGGTGTTAATGCTATCAAGTCTAAATACAATGGTATCGTTCTTGTAACTCACTACCAAAGACTTCTTGACTATATTGTTCCAGACTATGTTCACGTACTTAGTGGCGGAAAAATTATCAAGTCAGGTGGTAAAGAGCTTGCACTTGAGCTTGAAGAAAAAGGTTACGACTGGTTAACAAAATAA
- the sufB gene encoding Fe-S cluster assembly protein SufB, which translates to MSDTQLTKSEYKYGFFTDIETQEFPKGLNEDIVRMISAKKNEPEWLLEYRLKAFRLWKQMPMPNWAKLEIPAIDFEDLYYYAAPKSTESAPKSLDDLDPELLATFEKLGIPLSEQKRISGVAVDAVFDSVSVGTTYKEELEKVGVIFCSISEAVQEHPELVKKYLGTVVPPADNFYAALNAAVFSDGSFVYIPEGVTCPMDLSTYFRINAKETGQFERTLVVADKGSYVNYLEGCTAPQRDENQLHAAIVELIALDDAEIKYSTVQNWYAGDEQGKGGIYNFVTKRGNCLGKNSKISWTQVEAGSAITWKYPSCNLIGENSQGAFYSVALTNNKMQADTGTKMVHIGKNTKSTIISKGISAEASENNYRGLVKVMPSAIGAKNYSQCDSMLVGSKCSANTFPYIDVKNNTATVEHEASTSKISEDQLFYLQQRGMDMEKCISMIVNGFCSEVFKELPLEFSVEAVKLIEMKLENSIG; encoded by the coding sequence ATGAGTGATACACAATTAACAAAGTCAGAATATAAGTATGGCTTCTTTACAGACATTGAAACTCAAGAGTTCCCAAAGGGTTTAAATGAAGACATCGTGAGGATGATTTCAGCAAAGAAGAATGAGCCTGAATGGTTACTTGAATATCGTCTAAAGGCATTTCGTCTTTGGAAACAAATGCCAATGCCAAATTGGGCAAAACTAGAAATCCCAGCGATTGATTTTGAGGACCTGTATTATTATGCGGCCCCAAAGTCGACAGAGAGTGCACCTAAGAGCCTTGATGATCTAGACCCAGAGCTTTTAGCGACTTTTGAAAAGCTAGGAATTCCTCTATCAGAACAAAAAAGAATTTCAGGTGTTGCTGTAGATGCAGTATTTGATTCAGTTTCTGTAGGGACAACATATAAAGAAGAGTTAGAAAAAGTTGGGGTTATTTTCTGCTCAATTTCAGAAGCAGTACAAGAGCACCCAGAACTAGTTAAGAAGTATCTAGGAACGGTTGTGCCTCCTGCAGACAATTTCTATGCAGCACTAAATGCGGCAGTATTCTCAGATGGTTCATTCGTTTACATCCCTGAGGGTGTAACTTGCCCAATGGATCTTTCAACATACTTTAGAATTAATGCGAAAGAGACAGGACAATTCGAAAGAACTCTTGTTGTTGCCGATAAAGGTAGTTACGTGAATTATCTTGAGGGTTGTACTGCTCCTCAAAGAGATGAAAACCAACTTCACGCGGCCATCGTTGAGTTAATTGCTCTTGATGATGCAGAAATTAAATACTCAACAGTTCAAAACTGGTATGCCGGAGATGAGCAAGGAAAAGGCGGGATTTACAACTTCGTAACAAAACGTGGTAACTGCCTTGGAAAGAATTCAAAGATTTCGTGGACACAGGTTGAGGCCGGCTCGGCCATCACTTGGAAGTATCCTTCATGTAACTTAATAGGTGAAAACTCACAAGGTGCTTTCTACTCAGTAGCACTAACAAATAATAAAATGCAGGCCGATACTGGAACAAAAATGGTTCACATCGGAAAAAACACAAAATCGACTATTATTTCGAAAGGTATCTCTGCAGAAGCTTCCGAAAATAATTACCGTGGACTTGTTAAGGTAATGCCTTCAGCAATTGGAGCTAAAAACTACTCTCAATGTGACTCAATGCTTGTTGGTTCTAAGTGTTCTGCAAATACATTCCCATATATTGACGTTAAGAATAATACGGCAACTGTTGAGCACGAGGCGTCGACTTCAAAGATTTCTGAAGATCAGCTTTTCTACCTACAGCAACGTGGAATGGACATGGAAAAATGTATCTCAATGATTGTAAATGGCTTCTGTAGTGAAGTTTTTAAAGAGCTTCCACTAGAATTCTCTGTTGAAGCAGTAAAGTTAATTGAGATGAAATTAGAAAATTCAATCGGATAA
- a CDS encoding Rrf2 family transcriptional regulator, with the protein MFKVSKKTEYALTALKHMQEHGHTCAENLTSAREICDIHKMPFDPVSKVMQKLNGYGVLSSIKGIKGGYYLSRPLSEINLFEISNSIEGKITESDCDALKGKCTKYLNCELITPIEKLNSHVNHQLIKLSLEELLINKAGFTHE; encoded by the coding sequence ATGTTTAAAGTAAGTAAAAAAACAGAATATGCCCTAACAGCTCTAAAGCATATGCAAGAGCACGGACACACATGTGCCGAAAACCTGACCTCGGCCAGAGAAATCTGTGACATACACAAGATGCCTTTTGACCCAGTATCTAAAGTTATGCAAAAGCTAAATGGATACGGAGTTCTCTCATCGATTAAAGGTATAAAAGGAGGCTACTACCTTAGCCGTCCCCTATCTGAAATCAATCTCTTTGAAATAAGTAACTCGATTGAGGGAAAGATTACAGAGTCTGATTGCGATGCTCTTAAGGGCAAATGTACGAAATATTTAAATTGCGAATTAATTACACCAATAGAAAAGCTTAACTCTCACGTTAATCACCAGCTGATTAAATTGTCGCTTGAAGAGTTATTAATAAATAAGGCAGGATTCACACATGAGTGA
- a CDS encoding rhomboid family intramembrane serine protease, which produces MSEHDSEINLKRLKYIGSLRDESIVAQIEAQLIRQGVHITKEYENDFYHLFVVDLNQLQQARDVYRVYIGGAKPTKVDKNWQYVQSLNMGPTTIIILALCVIIFIFGWILKNENLYYLFLFSTSKVDAFADINNGEYWRLLSPAFIHFGYIHIFFNMLWWKELGKLIEVTKGSVFLILLLLFTAISSNILQAIMSPGMFGGLSGVVYGLLGFLWPYSRLNPNFKFKLPTSDIVLMVGWLFLGFFDVFNFKMANWAHGGGLVSGAILGVIFALIDRSDQKSNTHQS; this is translated from the coding sequence ATGAGTGAACACGATTCAGAAATTAACTTAAAACGTCTCAAGTATATTGGCTCTTTACGAGATGAGTCGATTGTTGCCCAAATTGAAGCACAACTAATTCGTCAAGGTGTCCATATAACTAAAGAATATGAAAATGACTTCTACCATTTATTTGTTGTGGACCTAAATCAATTACAACAGGCCCGTGATGTTTACCGCGTCTATATTGGAGGGGCCAAACCAACAAAGGTTGATAAAAATTGGCAATATGTTCAATCTTTAAATATGGGGCCAACAACAATTATTATCTTGGCCTTGTGTGTAATCATCTTCATCTTTGGTTGGATTTTAAAAAATGAAAATCTCTATTATCTTTTCCTTTTTTCGACTTCTAAAGTTGATGCTTTTGCTGACATTAATAATGGTGAATACTGGAGACTTCTTTCGCCGGCCTTTATCCACTTTGGCTATATCCATATCTTCTTCAATATGTTGTGGTGGAAAGAGTTAGGTAAGCTCATTGAAGTGACTAAGGGAAGCGTTTTTTTAATATTGCTTCTATTATTTACGGCGATTTCTTCAAATATCCTACAGGCGATTATGTCTCCTGGAATGTTTGGAGGACTTTCTGGTGTGGTTTACGGTCTACTCGGGTTCTTATGGCCATATTCAAGATTGAATCCAAATTTTAAATTTAAGCTTCCAACTTCTGATATCGTTCTCATGGTGGGGTGGCTCTTCTTGGGATTCTTTGATGTCTTTAATTTCAAGATGGCCAATTGGGCCCATGGTGGTGGACTTGTAAGTGGTGCAATCTTGGGTGTTATTTTTGCTTTAATTGATCGCTCGGATCAAAAGTCGAATACTCACCAATCTTAA
- a CDS encoding pseudouridine synthase, with amino-acid sequence MKKRIKIRLSANDIVFEDDNYIALNKKAGWPVHKTLDRFRDNCTDALSSFLKNRSDGKDQYLVLAHRLDVETSGILLFAKNKDANKYLQELFSSHDPKKIRKSYLAICSGVFTQQEARIENFLKANRVGRIEKMAVVNSGGKKAITDYRVIDTDKQYSLVEFTILTGRKHQIRAHAKEIGHPIYGDPIYSNSKDQSGQRLCAYKLSFFDKFLQKEINLEITPPFKLANFKEIASNGEHQYIIFNKPYDVLCQFGKDHRDQLSLIDYKLPKEVYPVGRLDKDSEGLLILTNDGKYKNQMANADSKVEKTYIVQVDGDITTQAIEELRRGVIIKGNYKTKPAKVKKLINFQIEDRVPPVRIRKTIPTSWIEVRISEGRNRQIRRMCAAVNFPTLRLIRVAIGDVKLKDLKIGEYSTFDPSDQLKQK; translated from the coding sequence GTGAAAAAAAGAATTAAAATCCGATTATCTGCCAATGATATCGTCTTTGAAGATGATAACTATATTGCCTTAAACAAAAAGGCGGGCTGGCCAGTGCATAAAACTCTCGATCGCTTTCGAGATAATTGCACTGATGCACTCTCTAGTTTTCTTAAAAATCGAAGTGATGGAAAGGATCAATATCTCGTTCTAGCACATAGGCTTGATGTCGAAACGTCCGGAATTCTTTTATTTGCCAAAAACAAAGATGCCAATAAATATCTTCAAGAACTCTTTAGCTCTCATGATCCGAAAAAGATAAGAAAGAGCTATTTAGCTATCTGTAGCGGCGTCTTTACACAACAAGAAGCAAGGATTGAAAACTTCCTTAAGGCAAACCGAGTTGGACGAATTGAAAAGATGGCCGTTGTTAATTCTGGTGGAAAAAAGGCCATCACAGACTATAGAGTTATCGATACTGATAAGCAGTACTCATTAGTTGAATTTACAATTCTGACTGGTAGAAAACATCAAATTAGGGCCCATGCAAAAGAAATAGGACATCCAATTTACGGCGACCCTATTTACTCGAACTCAAAAGATCAAAGTGGACAAAGGCTTTGTGCTTACAAACTCAGCTTCTTTGATAAATTTTTACAAAAAGAAATAAACTTAGAAATTACTCCTCCATTTAAACTTGCTAACTTTAAAGAAATAGCAAGTAACGGAGAACATCAATATATCATTTTCAATAAGCCATACGATGTCCTGTGCCAATTTGGAAAAGATCACAGAGACCAACTTAGTCTTATTGACTACAAGCTCCCTAAGGAAGTTTACCCTGTTGGCCGCTTAGATAAGGACAGTGAAGGCTTACTGATACTCACGAATGATGGGAAGTATAAGAACCAAATGGCCAATGCTGATAGTAAGGTTGAAAAAACTTATATCGTTCAAGTAGACGGCGATATTACAACACAAGCAATTGAAGAACTAAGGCGTGGTGTAATAATAAAAGGCAATTACAAGACAAAGCCGGCAAAGGTTAAAAAGCTAATTAACTTTCAAATTGAAGATCGCGTCCCACCAGTGCGTATTCGTAAGACAATACCAACATCTTGGATTGAAGTGCGTATTTCAGAAGGACGAAACCGTCAGATTCGTAGAATGTGTGCGGCAGTCAACTTCCCCACCCTAAGGTTAATTCGAGTCGCGATTGGCGATGTGAAATTGAAAGACCTTAAGATTGGTGAGTATTCGACTTTTGATCCGAGCGATCAATTAAAGCAAAAATAA
- a CDS encoding DUF938 domain-containing protein, producing the protein MNDLPNSEACERNKGPILEVITPYLSSSDNGEFFEIGSLTCQHSAHFAKAFAQIDFITSEIRDNQNVLKMCLSHYQKKIPNLKGPLVYEAGFNKLEAGKKFYFTANTLHIMPWKAAKTFIKDLATAMDENSTLFIYGPFKYHGNYTSTSNEQFDGFLKERDAQSGIRNFEDICNNFLKKGVFLKEDIAMPANNQLLIFTK; encoded by the coding sequence ATGAACGATTTACCAAATTCTGAAGCATGTGAAAGAAATAAAGGCCCTATTCTTGAGGTGATCACACCTTATTTAAGCAGCAGTGATAATGGTGAGTTTTTCGAGATTGGCTCACTTACTTGTCAGCATAGTGCGCACTTTGCTAAGGCCTTTGCTCAAATCGATTTTATTACATCTGAAATTAGAGACAATCAAAATGTTTTAAAGATGTGCTTATCACACTATCAAAAGAAGATACCAAATCTTAAAGGCCCCCTTGTTTATGAAGCTGGTTTTAATAAACTTGAGGCCGGGAAAAAGTTCTACTTCACAGCAAATACACTTCATATAATGCCTTGGAAGGCCGCGAAGACTTTTATTAAGGACTTGGCGACAGCAATGGATGAAAATAGCACTCTATTTATTTATGGGCCATTTAAGTATCATGGAAATTACACGAGTACTTCTAATGAACAATTTGATGGTTTTTTAAAAGAGCGTGATGCTCAAAGTGGAATTCGAAATTTTGAAGATATTTGCAATAACTTCTTAAAGAAAGGTGTCTTTCTAAAAGAAGATATTGCAATGCCTGCTAATAATCAGCTTTTAATTTTTACAAAGTAA
- the argS gene encoding arginine--tRNA ligase, with amino-acid sequence METNTILSKLTDILENAFSSAYPDTDIKREDIYSSIGQAPNIEMAHYAFPVFRFAKALRQGPPQIAATILEKVDLEANALVIKDLKAQGPYLNFTLTADAYFESLIAEIRTGEFFKKELTKGEGKTMIEYSQPNTHKELHVGHMRNLCLGNALVRIKQYCSVDVHPVTYPGDSGTHVAKCLWYLKYHNQDTIPEINKGEWLGRIYTRANTKLEDELGTDKEDDNRAKLTEILKQLHAEEGEFFDLWQETRQWSIDLMKKTYAWAGVEFDRWFFESEMDAPSLKICNEYYEKGLFVKDDGAIGMDLSDDKLGFCILIKSDGTGLYSTKDVALAIKKFEEYGVKNNIYIVDSRQAFHFKQVFKVLEHIGFEQAKDCYHLPYEMVELTDGAMSSRKGNIVALTELINNMESKIKDDYLNKYAGQWDQSEIDETATKIANGAIKYGMIKIDNNRKIVFDMNEWLKLDGDTGPYLQYVYARINSLLKKQGFDKAQALELSNASSLVETKEFELMQKISLFNDVAIKAHEQNKTSLLTTYLFELGKLFNSFYAACPIASSEESLKKARLELAYATSEVIKTGLEILGIQVPERM; translated from the coding sequence ATGGAAACGAATACAATTTTATCAAAACTTACTGATATCCTAGAAAATGCATTCTCATCTGCTTATCCAGATACAGACATTAAGAGAGAAGATATTTACTCATCAATTGGACAGGCCCCAAATATTGAAATGGCCCACTATGCTTTTCCTGTATTTCGTTTTGCCAAGGCCCTTAGACAAGGACCGCCACAAATTGCGGCAACAATTTTGGAAAAAGTTGATCTAGAAGCAAATGCTTTAGTAATCAAAGACCTTAAGGCGCAAGGCCCATATCTTAACTTTACCCTTACAGCTGATGCATACTTTGAAAGTTTAATTGCTGAAATTCGCACCGGTGAATTCTTTAAGAAAGAGCTAACAAAGGGTGAAGGCAAGACAATGATAGAGTACTCCCAACCGAATACTCACAAGGAGCTTCATGTTGGGCACATGAGAAATCTATGTCTTGGTAATGCTCTTGTTAGGATCAAGCAGTACTGTAGCGTTGATGTCCACCCTGTAACTTATCCGGGTGACTCAGGAACTCACGTTGCAAAATGTTTATGGTATTTAAAGTATCACAATCAAGACACAATCCCCGAAATAAATAAGGGTGAATGGCTTGGACGTATTTACACTCGAGCAAATACAAAGCTTGAAGATGAACTAGGAACAGATAAAGAAGATGATAACCGTGCTAAGCTTACGGAGATCCTAAAGCAGCTTCACGCTGAAGAGGGAGAATTCTTTGATCTATGGCAAGAGACTCGACAATGGTCAATTGATCTCATGAAAAAAACATATGCTTGGGCAGGTGTTGAATTTGATCGTTGGTTCTTCGAGTCTGAAATGGATGCTCCGTCGCTAAAAATCTGTAATGAATATTATGAGAAAGGCTTATTCGTTAAAGACGATGGTGCGATTGGAATGGATCTAAGTGACGATAAGCTTGGTTTTTGCATTTTAATTAAATCAGATGGAACTGGCCTCTATTCAACAAAGGACGTAGCTCTAGCAATTAAGAAATTTGAAGAATATGGTGTTAAGAATAATATTTATATCGTGGACTCTCGCCAGGCCTTCCACTTCAAACAAGTCTTTAAAGTTCTTGAACATATTGGTTTTGAACAGGCCAAGGACTGCTATCACCTTCCGTATGAAATGGTTGAACTAACAGATGGTGCCATGAGTTCTCGTAAGGGAAATATCGTTGCCCTTACCGAGCTCATTAATAATATGGAAAGTAAGATTAAGGATGATTATCTTAATAAGTATGCTGGGCAATGGGATCAGTCAGAGATCGATGAAACAGCAACTAAGATTGCCAATGGAGCAATAAAGTATGGAATGATCAAAATTGATAATAACCGTAAAATCGTTTTTGACATGAACGAATGGTTAAAGCTTGATGGAGACACTGGCCCATATCTTCAATATGTATATGCACGTATCAATTCACTACTTAAGAAGCAAGGTTTTGATAAAGCTCAGGCCCTTGAGCTTTCAAATGCAAGCTCACTTGTTGAAACAAAAGAGTTTGAACTAATGCAAAAGATATCATTATTTAATGATGTAGCAATTAAGGCGCATGAGCAAAATAAAACAAGTCTACTAACAACTTACCTATTTGAACTTGGTAAATTATTTAATAGTTTCTATGCTGCTTGCCCAATTGCATCAAGTGAAGAATCACTTAAGAAAGCTCGCCTTGAGCTTGCTTATGCAACAAGTGAAGTCATTAAAACAGGCCTTGAGATTCTAGGAATTCAAGTACCAGAAAGAATGTAA
- a CDS encoding GNAT family N-acetyltransferase has protein sequence MIVKRIHLKDTFKIRRLVLGIDGIESSYNYIGDDESDTFHLGAFVDNNLVSVASFYFNRNPNFNIDNQYQLQGMATLENYRKQGFSRELLNVAFPIIKQNFCNLVWCNARVEAKSFYEKLGFEAFGQEFDIKGIGRHLLMFREIS, from the coding sequence ATGATCGTTAAAAGAATCCATTTAAAAGACACATTTAAAATTCGACGCTTAGTACTTGGTATTGATGGCATCGAGTCTAGCTATAATTATATTGGAGATGACGAATCTGATACATTTCACCTGGGTGCTTTTGTTGACAACAACCTTGTATCAGTGGCCTCATTTTACTTTAATAGAAATCCAAACTTTAATATTGATAATCAATATCAACTACAAGGTATGGCAACTCTTGAAAATTACCGCAAACAAGGGTTCTCACGAGAACTACTAAATGTTGCTTTTCCTATTATTAAGCAAAACTTCTGTAATTTAGTATGGTGCAACGCCCGTGTTGAAGCGAAGAGCTTTTATGAAAAGCTTGGTTTTGAAGCGTTTGGGCAAGAGTTTGATATCAAAGGAATCGGACGACACCTTTTAATGTTTCGTGAGATAAGCTAA